The Romeriopsis navalis LEGE 11480 DNA window TGTTATTTGCCCTGAACAGCAAAGGCGTACCCAGCGTTGCGAAGACAATTCAGATTGTTTAGCATACCGATCATTAAATTCGTGATGCTGAGTTATTAAGGCGGGGTTAGGTTCAACCTGATTCACACAACCCAAATCAAAACCCTCGATCGCCCATATAAGCGATCGGGGGTTTTGCATAAACATCATTTCCATTCCTCTGGAAAACCCGCGATACGCTGACCAGCAGCAGAACTACCACGGACTTTCTGGATTGCACCCACTGATCGCCCAGGACAACTGAAAATATCCATCCACCGTTTCAGAAAACCAGCAATCAAAGCCATCCGTTACAACGGTAGTAACAACATCAATAAGCATCACATCGCCGTCCTCCAGAACGGCAACGAAATCAGCACCCTACGCAGTCAAAACAGCCCCTTTGACCGCAACAGTGACGGCAGTCGCACCGCCTAGCTCAGATTTAGGGCGGGCACCGGATCGCAAAAAATCACAACATCCTCAACTGGACTTGCACCAGCCACGGCTAAAGTCACAGGTTGCGAGATCGTCAGAACCATCTACCCGATTACATCACCATGCCTTTACGATTCATTCACTGCGCCCCAACCTGGATCTTGGGCAATATCCATTTGTCTGGTTTACGATCTTAAGCCACATTCAGCGGCATCGAATCTCTGCTTCAGGCACATCTACACAAATCCATTCCGCGACTTTGCTACAGCAAAATCGATCGTCCCCAACCACTCCGCGAACGTTCGCGGAGTGATTCGCTATAATTTGAGCCAGTGCTGGACAATCTTTTGACCACGATCGATTTTGCCCCTTAAAACATCAGGATACAGACGTGATTGGCCCCCAGAACTTAAACCAGTCAACCGCATTGCTTGATGTTGCATCAACCAGCACATCAGCAACTAATCGCGAGGATCTAAGCACCACTAGCATCAGCCCCATCGCCAGTCAGACGACAAATCCGACAGTCGCACCCACGACACCCGCAAACGCGGCAACGCCTCGCATCGTCTTTGAGGATAACTTCGAGCGCAACCAAGGTTGGCAAACCAACTTCAATAACCGCGATACTGCCACCACTGGGCAATGGGAAATTGCCAACCCGGAAGCAACCAGCCTCGGTGGAATGTCACAGCAACTAGAGAATCCGGTCAGTGGCAACAACGCCTTAGTCACACAGGCTTTAGCCGGTAATACCGTGGGGCAATATGACATTGATAACGGTCTCACCTCGACCCGTTCCCCCGAAATTATTCTCGACGACAATACCGATTTCCAACTCGATCTCAGTTATTACTTCGCCCACCTCAGTAACGCCAACAATGATGACTTTCTGCGGATCAGTGTCGTCGGTGAACAGCTCACTCAAATTATCTTCGAACAACGGGGAAATAATACCGATCGGGCCGCCACCTGGAGCACCTTCACCACAGACATTAGTAGCTTTGCTGGCGAAACGATCGCGCTCTTAGTCGAGGCCCAAGATGGGGGAACAGCCAGTTTAGTCGAAGCGGCGATCGATGCGGTGAGCATCAGCGGCACCTGGCGCGATACCCAAGCACCAACACCGAATCTCAACACCCGCGACATTACCGCCGAAGGCACCAATAGCTACGACTTTGAAGTCACCTACGGCGATGATAGTGCGATCGATATCAGCACAATTGACACTGGCGATATCCTGGTCACGGGGCCCAACAACTATAACCAAGTCGCCACATTCGTCGCGCTCGACGAGAATGCCAACGATGAGCAGAATGTACGCACCGCCACCTATCGTCTCTCCCCGCCCGATGCATCATGGAATGGCCGTGACAACGGTCTCTACAGCGTATTTCTCGCCGCCAACCAAGTGAGTGACGTACATGGCAATCGCTCTGACACCACGGTAAGCCTGGGCGACTTTGTTGTGGATTTGCGCAGCCCGGTCTTATCCCTGGGTGATCTTGGTGCGGGTGTGGCCGCACGGGACAATGCCACGGGCATTGGCTACCTGATGTATAGCGAAGAATTAGTCGAGGTTCGCTTCTTAGCGGCGGGTCCAGCGGCAGGCAGTGCCAGCAAACTCATCGCCGTTCAGTATGTCGATGGTCAATGGTACTACGACAACAACGATCGGCTCATTGCCTTTACCCCCCGCACCACCGATCGCCTGTTGGCCGAGTTAAACTTCAGTGATGATACGACCACCCTACTCCAAAGCACCGACCAAACAATTAACGGGATTGCCGCTGGCTATGCCGATGGGGATCTGCGCATTACCCCGAATGTCTGGAATAACGCCAGAAACCAAGGCGAATTTGGCCTGAGTGGGACAGCGATCACGCTATTTAGCAGCAGTAGTGAGGTGCCCGGCCAGCTAAACTTTACCGCACCGATCGTCTTCATCGATGAATCCAGTGGCACCGTCGATCTCACCATCAATCGAATTGGCGGCAGCAACGGCCAAGTCAGCGTGGACTATGCCACGACTAGTGTTTCGGCAATTGCCGGAGAAGACTACACCGCGCAATCCGGCACGCTCATATTCAACGAGGGGGAAACCGCGAAAACGCTATCGATTAACATCTTCGATGACACCGAGGGCGAAGCCAATGAAGCATTTGTCATTACCCTCGAAAACCCGACGGGGAAAGCCTCCCTCGGACTCGTCTCAACCATTGTCAATATCAATGCCAGTGACGGTGGCTCCGATCGAGGCAATCCAGGGGATCTACTCCCCGATTTACGACCGATCATCGACACCTCAAACGACTACCAGATCGATATTACCGAAATTCCGGGACAGGCTTTATTACGCTTATCGACCGAGGTCGCCAACGTTGGTGACGGTCCGCTCGAGCTCTGGGGCACTTCCACCACCGGTGTCTTCCAACCCGTTTTCCAGCGCATCTACAGCGATCAGAGCAACGCCCGTGATCAACTAGCGGGCGCGTTCGTCAATCACCCGGCCCATGGGCACTTTCACTTTGAAGACTTTGCGGTCTATAACCTGCGGGCAATTCAGGCAGATGGCTCACCGGGGGAAATCGTTGCCAGCGGGGGCAAAACCAGCTTCTGCTTGATCAATATCCGGCATCCGTTTCCCCAATTAACCAATGCCGCCACAATATCCGATGGACGCGGTGGCGAGGACTGTGGATTTATTCAAGGCATTGATGTCGGTTATGCCGATCTCTACAACCGCGAATTACCCAACCAGTGGATCGACGTGACGAATGTATCCGACGGTGACTACTGGCTAGAAATCACCACCGATCCAGAAAACAATATCCTCGAAACGAACGAAACCAACAATACGGATTATCTGAAAATCACCTTAGACAACCCCTACCTTGACGCGCCCAACTTGCCACTCATTTAGCCCCCAGTCGAGCTGATTGCTCAACGCCCCCGCAGCACATCGTCATTGCCCACCCCAGTTGTATCCGGGAACATCTGACGGTATGGTGAAAACTGTCCAAAATCTGCAATTCCCGAAATTATGGCACTTCCCCAGGCTCTACTATTTGACGTTGATGGCACCCTTGCCGACACCGAGCGCGATGGTCATCGAGTCGCCTTCAACCAAGCCTTCCAAGATGCTGGACTCGACTGGGACTGGACACCTGAACTCTACGGTGAGCTACTCGCCGTTGCCGGGGGCAAAGAACGCATCAAACATTTTATCGAGACCAAACATCCAACGCACCCGGCTCAAGCTGACTTAACCGCGTGGATTGCTGGATTACACAAAGCCAAAACTCAGCATTATAAAGACCTCCTCGCCGCTGGCACAATTCCGCTCCGTCCGGGTGTCAAGCGCTTAATTGATGAAGCCCGCGACGCTGGAGTACGCATCGCTATTTCGACCACAACCACACCGGATAACGTTTACGCACTGCTAGAAAATGCCCTTGCGCCCGGCAGTAGCGATTGGTTTGAAGTAATTGCCGCCGGTGATGTTGTCCCCGCCAAGAAACCCGCAACTGACATTTACCTCTACGCCATGGAGAAAATGCAGCTCCAACCGTCAGAATGTCTGGCCTTTGAAGATTCCTACAATGGCGTTCGATCGTCCGTTGATGCCGACATCAAAACCATCATTACCCATAACGGCTATACCCAGTCGCACGACTTTACCGGCGCCACATTAGTACTCAGCGACATGGGCGAGCCAAACGCCCCCTTTACGGTGATTAGCGGCGATGCTGGCAGCAGTACATATTTAGATTTGGCACTCATCTCAACGATGTTTTAGGGCTAAAACAAATCAGCTAATCGATTGCTAAGCAATCGATTAGCTGAGCGAAATAATGCATACGAGACACATCGCTAGTGAAAGCACGAATCACATAACTAA harbors:
- a CDS encoding Calx-beta domain-containing protein; amino-acid sequence: MIGPQNLNQSTALLDVASTSTSATNREDLSTTSISPIASQTTNPTVAPTTPANAATPRIVFEDNFERNQGWQTNFNNRDTATTGQWEIANPEATSLGGMSQQLENPVSGNNALVTQALAGNTVGQYDIDNGLTSTRSPEIILDDNTDFQLDLSYYFAHLSNANNDDFLRISVVGEQLTQIIFEQRGNNTDRAATWSTFTTDISSFAGETIALLVEAQDGGTASLVEAAIDAVSISGTWRDTQAPTPNLNTRDITAEGTNSYDFEVTYGDDSAIDISTIDTGDILVTGPNNYNQVATFVALDENANDEQNVRTATYRLSPPDASWNGRDNGLYSVFLAANQVSDVHGNRSDTTVSLGDFVVDLRSPVLSLGDLGAGVAARDNATGIGYLMYSEELVEVRFLAAGPAAGSASKLIAVQYVDGQWYYDNNDRLIAFTPRTTDRLLAELNFSDDTTTLLQSTDQTINGIAAGYADGDLRITPNVWNNARNQGEFGLSGTAITLFSSSSEVPGQLNFTAPIVFIDESSGTVDLTINRIGGSNGQVSVDYATTSVSAIAGEDYTAQSGTLIFNEGETAKTLSINIFDDTEGEANEAFVITLENPTGKASLGLVSTIVNINASDGGSDRGNPGDLLPDLRPIIDTSNDYQIDITEIPGQALLRLSTEVANVGDGPLELWGTSTTGVFQPVFQRIYSDQSNARDQLAGAFVNHPAHGHFHFEDFAVYNLRAIQADGSPGEIVASGGKTSFCLINIRHPFPQLTNAATISDGRGGEDCGFIQGIDVGYADLYNRELPNQWIDVTNVSDGDYWLEITTDPENNILETNETNNTDYLKITLDNPYLDAPNLPLI
- a CDS encoding HAD family hydrolase, whose amino-acid sequence is MALPQALLFDVDGTLADTERDGHRVAFNQAFQDAGLDWDWTPELYGELLAVAGGKERIKHFIETKHPTHPAQADLTAWIAGLHKAKTQHYKDLLAAGTIPLRPGVKRLIDEARDAGVRIAISTTTTPDNVYALLENALAPGSSDWFEVIAAGDVVPAKKPATDIYLYAMEKMQLQPSECLAFEDSYNGVRSSVDADIKTIITHNGYTQSHDFTGATLVLSDMGEPNAPFTVISGDAGSSTYLDLALISTMF